From the Microbacterium sp. W4I4 genome, one window contains:
- a CDS encoding ABC transporter substrate-binding protein encodes MRKSLNRRLIVVASAAAAGALMLAGCAAAEPAATYDPEAEVSLDFAFWGNDDRADRYNQLIEAFNEKHPNITIKVTFSDFPSYWEKRATEAAGGGLPDVFQFSDSYLRQYAESGHVMDLAKVKDYIDFSTFDDSLLGTGRLDDVQYSLPTGYSMWANFVNEDLLAEYGIQAPEAGSSPEDFNTWMADFTEASDGKVFGGTDYTQRIQGFELVLRAEGENLYTADGKLGFTKDELKDYWSSGAELRDGVTVPQQRLEEISPKSGLGGQLTASEMSWSNFLGGYLADSGAKAMSIVAPPTAVEGSKDLYQQGGLQIALAPNTKHPEAAATFLDFIVNSEDAGRIFGTTLGFPASSSKLAGTTLEGIDKQVADYIASVADRVGEAPPVPVVGYGSLEQKFWDLGREIGLGTVSVDDAVNQFFDEADVILQ; translated from the coding sequence ATGAGAAAATCCCTGAATCGACGTCTGATCGTCGTCGCATCGGCGGCCGCCGCCGGTGCACTGATGCTGGCCGGATGCGCCGCGGCGGAGCCGGCCGCCACGTACGATCCCGAGGCGGAGGTGTCGCTGGACTTCGCGTTCTGGGGCAACGACGACCGCGCTGATCGCTACAACCAGCTGATCGAGGCGTTCAACGAGAAGCACCCGAACATCACGATCAAGGTCACCTTCAGCGACTTCCCCAGCTACTGGGAGAAGCGCGCGACCGAGGCGGCCGGCGGCGGCCTTCCCGACGTGTTCCAGTTCTCGGACAGCTACCTGCGTCAGTACGCCGAGAGCGGGCACGTGATGGACCTGGCGAAGGTGAAGGACTACATCGACTTCTCCACGTTCGACGACTCGCTGCTCGGCACCGGCCGGCTCGACGACGTGCAGTACTCCCTGCCGACCGGCTACAGCATGTGGGCGAACTTCGTGAACGAGGATCTGCTGGCCGAATACGGCATTCAGGCGCCCGAGGCCGGCTCCAGCCCCGAGGACTTCAACACCTGGATGGCGGATTTCACTGAGGCATCCGACGGCAAGGTCTTCGGCGGCACCGACTACACGCAGCGCATCCAGGGCTTCGAGCTCGTGCTGCGCGCCGAAGGCGAGAACCTCTACACCGCAGACGGCAAGCTCGGCTTCACGAAGGACGAGCTGAAGGACTACTGGTCCAGCGGCGCCGAACTGCGCGACGGCGTCACCGTCCCCCAGCAGCGGCTCGAGGAGATCAGCCCGAAGTCGGGCCTGGGCGGTCAGCTGACCGCGAGCGAGATGAGCTGGAGCAACTTCCTCGGCGGCTACCTCGCCGACTCCGGCGCGAAGGCGATGTCGATCGTGGCACCGCCCACAGCGGTCGAAGGGTCGAAGGACCTCTACCAGCAGGGCGGTCTGCAGATCGCGCTCGCGCCCAACACCAAGCATCCGGAAGCCGCCGCGACGTTCCTGGACTTCATCGTCAACAGCGAGGACGCCGGGCGCATCTTCGGCACCACCCTGGGCTTCCCCGCCTCGTCGAGCAAGCTGGCCGGCACCACGCTGGAAGGCATCGACAAGCAGGTCGCCGACTACATCGCCTCCGTCGCGGATCGCGTCGGCGAGGCGCCGCCCGTGCCGGTCGTCGGATACGGATCCCTGGAGCAGAAGTTCTGGGACCTCGGTCGCGAGATCGGCCTCGGAACCGTGTCCGTCGATGATGCGGTGAACCAGTTCTTCGACGAGGCCGACGTCATTCTGCAATGA
- a CDS encoding LacI family DNA-binding transcriptional regulator yields MAVGVKDVAAAAGVSVGTVSNVLNRPERVSVQTVARVQNAIRELGFVRNDAARQLRAGRSRSIGLVVPDIGNPFFAEVARGAEDRAAEAGMTVLLGNSDENVHRQDAHLALFQEQRVNGVLLTPASDDLASVQRFAAGGMPVVLVDWEVDAEAFPSVSVDDVEGGRLAVQHLLDGGRRRIAFVCGPRSVQQVADRLRGAEAAVAAPSGATLEIIEQSSMTVLQGRAAGELLAARAVGDRPDAVFAANDLLAVGLLQAFSFGSGIRVPEDIAMVGYDDIDFASATVVPLSSVRQPARLLGWTGVDLLLKELDGVDHERRVRFQPELVARDSSGG; encoded by the coding sequence ATGGCAGTTGGCGTCAAGGATGTCGCGGCTGCGGCCGGGGTGTCGGTCGGAACCGTGTCGAACGTGCTCAACCGACCCGAAAGGGTCTCCGTGCAGACAGTGGCGCGCGTGCAGAACGCGATCCGCGAGCTCGGCTTCGTTCGCAACGACGCCGCCCGCCAGTTGAGGGCCGGGCGCAGCCGCAGCATCGGACTGGTGGTGCCCGACATCGGCAACCCCTTCTTCGCCGAGGTCGCGCGCGGTGCGGAGGATCGGGCGGCGGAGGCCGGGATGACGGTGCTGCTCGGCAACAGCGATGAGAACGTCCATCGGCAGGACGCGCATCTCGCGCTGTTCCAGGAGCAGCGGGTGAATGGTGTGCTGCTCACGCCGGCATCCGACGACCTCGCGTCGGTGCAGCGCTTCGCCGCGGGCGGGATGCCGGTGGTCCTGGTCGACTGGGAGGTCGATGCCGAGGCCTTTCCGTCGGTGTCGGTCGATGACGTCGAGGGCGGACGGCTCGCCGTGCAGCACCTGCTCGACGGCGGGCGACGGCGGATCGCGTTCGTGTGCGGTCCGCGCAGCGTGCAGCAGGTCGCGGATCGTCTGCGCGGAGCGGAGGCTGCCGTGGCAGCGCCCTCCGGCGCGACGCTCGAGATCATCGAGCAGTCGTCGATGACAGTGCTGCAGGGGCGGGCCGCGGGGGAGCTGCTCGCGGCACGTGCGGTCGGAGATCGACCGGATGCTGTTTTCGCGGCCAACGACCTGCTCGCGGTCGGATTGCTGCAGGCGTTCAGTTTCGGCTCCGGCATCCGCGTTCCCGAGGACATCGCGATGGTCGGATACGACGACATCGACTTCGCCTCGGCCACCGTCGTGCCGCTCAGCTCCGTGCGCCAGCCCGCGCGACTGCTGGGCTGGACCGGGGTCGACCTGCTACTGAAGGAACTCGACGGAGTCGACCATGAGCGGCGGGTGCGCTTCCAGCCCGAACTCGTCGCGAGGGATTCCAGCGGCGGCTGA
- a CDS encoding AlpA family transcriptional regulator — translation MANPQLTDTELTPAAALTPLFYSEEEAALLLGIHRTTLRHLAVDGKAPVPPVHITEHKRIYRRIDVERLAGVAT, via the coding sequence ATGGCTAACCCACAACTCACCGACACAGAACTCACGCCGGCCGCTGCCCTCACCCCGCTGTTCTACTCTGAAGAGGAAGCAGCGCTGCTCCTCGGCATACACCGCACGACCCTGCGCCACCTCGCCGTCGACGGCAAAGCACCCGTCCCGCCCGTGCACATCACCGAGCACAAGCGCATTTACCGACGCATCGACGTCGAACGCCTCGCGGGGGTGGCGACGTGA